One Arvicanthis niloticus isolate mArvNil1 chromosome 3, mArvNil1.pat.X, whole genome shotgun sequence DNA segment encodes these proteins:
- the Akap11 gene encoding A-kinase anchor protein 11 isoform X1 → MAAFQPFRNSHIKNKASVRKSFSEDVFQSVKSLLQSEKELCSVSGGECLNQDEHAQLTEVTFLGFNEEANAAHMQDLAAISLELPDLLNSLHFCSLSENEIICMKDTSKSSDVSSSPLNQSHHSGMLCVMRVSPTLPGLRIDFIFSLLSKYAAGIRHTLDTYLHQKHHLETTDEDDDDTNQSVSSIEDDFVTAFEQLEEEENAKLYNDEINIATLRSRCDAASQTTSGHHLESHDFKVLVSYGSQKSLAKPSPSVNVLGRKDAPSVKTSVTTSISEPWTQRSLYRSSSASDKGKDTQETSFPSSPVHSSESECSSPSPVIFLDEEGYQKSLKAKLELPEIPVTKDDVEDSDSEVSEFFDSFDQFDELEQTLETYLLMEDPIIGNSSQKIGHKYEKSCMNPQKFKFERPALPANVRKPTPRKPESPYGHLCDAPDSPRPVMASEDSGLFSPIRTSAFSPPGSCTPAECVCQIDTSENRGQENYCTYKDYADSLSCEVLGSVLHTQRANTVSDIKSIKRGRNNTVTCKHGDSDQKSKCRKSSMITDSVQKFAADLVGKSFGSAFKDLQKGVSSCTNALCHLAVKLTSSVFQMAFNELRRQCAFSLKERAIGSLASLLVSEALSNALKDLQYVKKQMFTNTVARFAADLAEELVFEGIMEVCQFSCPQTPASSQCQSFDFEDKVVKLYAKDLSESVIQEAFIELSQTDVAFTTKAAVNVSMGNVKYVSAENVVSPTQTFTFSSSFSSQAVMMTKPMQEYKKEYTVQKALFCTSGIVTSIPVPLAGSALLPYHMSSALYQSKPLSSSEHGKANGESTQESNGEEVDCLRNTCLPSELNPCNQNDFKPTNGDIDMQSPSKLMSGSVIISNFSAAMVHTIVNETLESMASFKATKTVDSNADYLTKSIKGKACSLSLCDQAAPQQNKASCKDMFAEQLSKSIIKHSLDKSKSVVPNIDKKPVSKEHVLILGEESQLTLGETPKFLDFSDNSPHLSLFVGKCCVPECKDSVGFGFSLETLPPCSMMTSQKSDLKEVVKDKAVTRNNLNNTALEPLSFGQESSFRHSQSLSSAVLTCVDSLHVEDKQKIRDRNVIPDTPPSTPLVPSQTSSEWDIKKLTKQLKGELAKEFAPATPPSTPRNSSVGSLSENEHTTIEKEEFMLKLMRSLSEEVESSEGEEHPEMDVKSEYSGKKVQFAEALATHIISLATEVAASHLDHEITQEFKVQNPYLNVPSQRSMLPALSHSDENMQTCNFASDMAADVIAEAEKIANARSCMLFRHEKHICRVEGDRGKAEERLDVEDIHPGEVDSCVLSLPSCMPGLTYKYPSCESVTDEYAGHVIQVLKQEGGNGELIMDQYASRLAYRSVKSGVQEAAKTVKVKCGSKLFPVRCSHGKTNKERLVISSKEHHQEVDKQRQRSGSHLCKYQTCERTQDPCRNELSELYSFSASLASSITRDVKKQLTAPKVDLPKSSRDSCLFEKSECIDSRESVSGPEFSKSCQPLQNHGFRQNTGSLSRHSCGENAQTVEQYAKKIVDDTLELSLGPAVFHNSETTTSADKITYAEKLSPLINEACRYCDLKEFHSCTRNSAQLFSKQSLCTSSKPSSHSKLSSIRQKSRIFHLDVPQIHVNLDKRAVLAEKIVAEAIEKAERELSNTSLAADSGIGQDGISFAESLTTDIMTTAMTNAGHAVSSSKEIEDFQSTESLGSQQMNLSVGEDSTGSWSNLSFEDDHQDESSSFHHLSESSNGNSSSWSSLGLEGDLYEDNLSFPTSDSDGLDDGDDEQEDGGEDLQQNGKTLLIMNIDMEPGAVDPQLRIILQWLIASEAEVAEVYFQDAAKKEFILLSKKLQERGWKVGDVLQAVLKYYEVVEKSSREERRKSLFDWLLENA, encoded by the exons AGCTTCAGTGAAGATGTGTTCCAGTCTGTAAAGTCTTTATTGCAGAGTGAGAAGGAGCTATGCAGTGTATCAGGAGGAGAGTGTTTAAACCAGGATGAGCATGCCCAGTTAACTGAG gTCACATTTCTGGGCTTTAATGAAGAAGCAAATGCTGCTCACATGCAG GATCTAGCTGCAATTTCACTGGAACTTCCAGATCTTCTGAATTCGCTCCACTTCTGCAGTCTAAgtgaaaatgaaatcatttgtATGAAGGATACCAGTAAATCATCCGATGTAAGCAGTAGTCCTCTAAATCAG AGTCATCATTCGGGAATGCTTTGTGTCATGAGAGTGTCACCTACATTACCAGGACTCAGAATTGATTTTATCTTTAGTCTCCTAAGTAAATATGCTGCGGGCATAAGACACACCCTGGACACATACTTGCATCAGAAGCACCACCTTGAGACCactgatgaagatgatgatgatacgAACCAGTCTGTGTCTTCCATAGAGGATGACTTTGTCACTGCTTTTGAGCAgttagaggaggaagagaatgcaAAGCTATATAATGATG aaataaatattgctACACTTAGAAGCCGGTGTGATGCTGCCTCTCAGACTACTTCAGGTCACCATTTAGAGAGCCATGATTTTAAAGTGCTGGTTAGTTACGGATCACAGAAGTCATTGGCTAAACCCTCACCTTCAGTAAATGTTCTGGGACGCAAAGATGCTCCTTCTGTGAAAACATCAGTTACAACATCAATTTCAGAGCCCTGGACCCAAAGGAGTCTCTACAGGTCATCCAGTGCCTCAGATAAAGGCAAGGACACACAGGAGacatccttcccttcttctcctgtCCACTCCTCAGAGTCTGAGTGCTCAAGCCCAAGTCCTGTGATTTTTTTGGATGAAGAGGGGTATCAAAAAAGTTTAAAAGCGAAACTTGAGCTGCCCGAAATCCCTGTGACAAAAGATGATGTAGAGGATTCAGACTCAGAAGTGAGTGAGTTTTTTGATAGCTTTGATCAGTTTGATGAACTAGAGCAAACTTTGGAGACTTACCTGTTAATGGAAGATCCTATCATAGGGAATTCATCACAGAAGATAGGGCACAAATATGAAAAATCTTGTATGAATCCTCAGAAATTCAAGTTTGAGCGCCCAGCTCTTCCAGCTAATGTTAGAAAGCCAACTCCTCGCAAACCTGAGTCTCCGTATGGTCACCTGTGTGATGCTCCAGACTCTCCTCGTCCAGTGATGGCATCAGAGGACAGTGGATTGTTTAGCCCTATTCGAACCTCTGCTTTTAGTCCTCCTGGAAGCTGTACTCCTGCTGAATGTGTTTGCCAAATAGACACTAGTGAAAATAGGGGTCAGGAAAATTACTGCACTTACAAAGATTATGCAGATAGTCTTTCATGTGAAGTACTAGGCTCAGTTCTTCATACGCAACGTGCAAACACAGTGTCAGatattaaaagtattaaaagGGGAAGAAATAATACTGTAACTTGTAAGCATGGAGACTCTGATCAGAAAAGTAAATGTAGAAAATCTTCAATGATTACAGATAGCGTTCAGAAGTTTGCAGCAGATCTTGTGGGAAAAAGTTTTGGCAGTGCGTTTAAAGACTTACAGAAAGGAGTTTCTTCATGTACCAATGCATTGTGCCACTTAGCTGTCAAATTGACATCATCTGTATTTCAGATGGCATTTAATGAACTTAGAAGGCAGTGTGCATTTTCACTAAAAGAACGAGCCATTGGTAGCCTGGCCAGTCTTTTGGTGAGTGAAGCCTTATCAAATGCCTTGAAAGACCTACAGTATGTGAAGAAGCAGATGTTTACAAACACAGTTGCTAGGTTTGCTGCGGACCTTGCTGAAGAGCTTGTTTTTGAAGGTATCATGGAAGTGTGTCAGTTTTCATGTCCTCAAACACCTGCATCTTCACAGTGTCAGTCATTTGACTTTGAAGACAAAGTTGTGAAGTTGTATGCCAAAGATTTGTCTGAATCTGTAATACAAGAAGCATTCATAGAGCTGTCACAGACTGACGTGGCCTTTACAACAAAGGCAGCAGTTAATGTTTCTATGGGTAATGTCAAGTACGTGAGTGCAGAAAATGTAGTGTCACCTACGCAGACCTTTACATTTTCCTCATCCTTTAGCAGTCAAGCAGTTATGATGACAAAACCAATGCAGGAATATAAGAAAGAATACACAGTGCAGAAGGCTTTGTTTTGTACCTCTGGAATTGTCACTTCTATACCAGTGCCTTTGGCAGGTAGTGCCCTTCTCCCATATCATATGTCATCTGCTTTGTATCAGTCCAAGCCTCTTTCATCATCTGAGCATGGTAAAGCAAATGGTGAATCAACCCAAGAAAGCAATGGAGAGGAAGTGGATTGTCTCAGAAATACCTGTCTACCTTCAGAACTCAATCCATGCAACCAGAATGACTTCAAACCAACTAATGGTGATATTGACATGCAGAGTCCTTCAAAATTAATGAGTGGCTCTGTGATTATTAGCAACTTTTCCGCAGCAATGGTACATACGATTGTAAATGAAACCTTAGAGTCCATGGCATCCTTCAAAGCTACAAAAACTGTTGATTCAAATGCAGATTACTTAACTAAATCAATAAAGGGAAAAGCCtgttctctttccctttgtgACCAAGCAGCACCACAACAGAACAAAGCTAGCTGTAAGGACATGTTTGCAGAGCAGTTATCAAAGTCTATTATTAAACATTCCCTGGATAAAAGCAAGTCAGTGGTTCCAAATATAGATAAAAAACCAGTTAGTAAGGAACATGTGCTTATTCTTGGAGAAGAATCACAGTTGACCTTGGGGGAAACTCCCAAATTCCTTGACTTTTCAGATAACTCACCTCACCTTTCACTCTTTGTTGGAAAGTGTTGTGTTCCAGAATGTAAAGATTCTGTGGGTTTTGGATTTTCTTTAGAGACACTACCACCTTGTTCAATGATGACAAGTCAGAAATCTGACTTGAAGGAAGTTGTGAAGGACAAAGCAGTGACAAGGAATAATTTGAATAATACTGCACTTGAGCCCTTGTCTTTTGGACAGGAAAGCTCTTTCCGTCACTCACAGAGTTTATCATCTGCAGTACTTACCTGTGTAGATAGTTTGCACGTGGAAGATAAGCAGAAAATCAGAGACAGAAATGTAATACCTGATACTCCCCCATCAACTCCTTTAGTACCATCCCAGACTAGTTCTGAATGGGACATCAAGAAATTAACCAAACAACTCAAGGGGGAGTTAGCCAAAGAATTTGCACCTGCGACACCACCTTCGACACCTCGAAACTCATCTGTTGGTAGTTTGTCTGAGAATGAACACACTACTATAGAAAAGGAAGAGTTTATGTTGAAACTTATGCGCTCTCTTTCAGAAGAAGTTGAGAGCAGTGAAGGTGAAGAACACCCAGAAATGGATGTAAAATCAGAGTACTCAGGGAAAAAAGTTCAGTTCGCAGAAGCATTAGCTACACACATCATTTCTCTTGCAACTGAAGTGGCAGCCTCCCACTTAGATCATGAAATCACTCAAGAATTCAAGGTTCAAAACCCCTACTTAAATGTGCCAAGTCAAAGAAGCATGCTTCCTGCTTTAAGTCATTCAGATGAAAACATGCAGACATGCAATTTTGCAAGTGATATGGCAGCTGATGTCATTGCAGAAGCTGAAAAAATTGCAAACGCTAGAAGTTGTATGCTTTTCAGGCATGAGAAGCACATTTGCCGTGTTGAAGGTGACCGAGGTAAAGCAGAAGAGAGGCTGGATGTAGAGGATATACATCCAGGAGAAGTAGATTCATGTGTTCTCTCATTACCAAGTTGCATGCCAGGTCTGACATATAAGTATCCCAGTTGTGAAAGTGTGACTGATGAATATGCAGGACATGTTATTCAAGTGCTAAAACAGGAAGGAGGCAACGGTGAGCTAATCATGGATCAGTATGCCAGTAGACTGGCCTACCGGTCTGTCAAGTCAGGAGTGCAAGAAGCAGCTAAGACCGTAAAAGTGAAGTGCGGTTCGAAACTGTTCCCTGTGCGCTGCTCTCAtgggaaaacaaacaaggaaCGGTTGGTGATCTCAAGTAAAGAGCATCACCAAGAAGTAgataaacaaagacagagaagtgGCAGCCATCTTTGCAAATAccagacatgtgaaaggacacaggATCCATGTAGAAATGAACTTTCTGAACTGTACAGTTTTTCAGCCTCTCTTGCTAGCAGCATAACAAGAGATGTAAAGAAACAGCTGACAGCACCTAAAGTTGACTTGCCAAAGTCTTCAAGAGACAGTTGTCTTTTTGAAAAATCTGAATGTATTGACAGCAGGGAGAGTGTTTCTGGACCAGAATTTTCAAAGTCTTGTCAACCTTTGCAAAACCATGGATTTCGCCAGAATACAGGCAGTTTAAGCAGACACAGTTGTGGAGAGAATGCTCAAACTGTAGAACAGTATGCTAAAAAAATAGTGGATGACACTTTAGAGCTAAGTTTAGGACCCGCAGTTTTCCATAATTCAGAGACCACAACATCAGCAGATAAGATTACTTATGCAGAGAAATTGTCACCACTTATAAATGAAGCTTGCAGATACTGTGACCTTAAGGAATTCCATAGTTGCACCAGAAATTCTGCTCAACTCTTTTCAAAGCAGAGTCTGTGTACTAGTTCTAAGCCAAGTTCACATTCAAAACTTAGTAGCATCCGTCAGAAATCAAGAATTTTCCATCTTGATGTACCTCAAATTCATGTTAATCTTGATAAAAGGGCAGTGCTTGCAGAGAAGATAGTTGCTGAAGCTattgagaaagcagagagagagttGAGCAATACGAGTTTGGCAGCTGATAGTGGAATCGGACAAGATGGGATTAGCTTTGCTGAGAGCCTTACCACAGACATCATGACAACAGCTATGACAAATGCTGGGCATGCTGTTAGCAG ttcaaaagaaatagaagattttCAATCAACTGAGTCACTTGGCAGCCAACAGATGAATCTCAGTGTTGGTGAGGACAGCACGGGTAGCTGGTCCAACTTAAGTTTTGAGGATGACCATCAAGATGAAAGCAGCAGTTTCCATCACCTCAGTGAAAG caGTAATGGTAACAGCAGTAGCTGGAGCAGTCTTGGTTTAGAAGGAGATTTGTATGAGGACAATTTATCCTTTCCAACATCAGACAG tgATGGACTGGATGATGGAGATGATGAGCAGGAGGATGGTGGCGAAG ATTTGCAACAAAATGGAAAGACTCTGCTAATTATGAACATTGACATGGAGCCTGGAGCAGTCGACCCCCAACTAAGGATTATTCTTCAGTGGCTCATTGCCTCTGAGGCTGAAGTTGCAGAAGTTTATTTTCAGGACGCTGCAAAGAAGGAGTTTATATTA CTTTCAAAGAAGTTAcaagagagaggatggaaagTGGGAGATGTCCTGCAGGCTGTGCTTAAATACTACGAAGTGGTGGAAAAATCCTCAAGGGAGGAAAGACGCAAGTCGCTGTTTGATTGGCTTTTAGAAAATGCCTAG
- the Akap11 gene encoding A-kinase anchor protein 11 isoform X2, whose product MAAFQPFRNSHIKNKASVRKSFSEDVFQSVKSLLQSEKELCSVSGGECLNQDEHAQLTEVTFLGFNEEANAAHMQDLAAISLELPDLLNSLHFCSLSENEIICMKDTSKSSDVSSSPLNQSHHSGMLCVMRVSPTLPGLRIDFIFSLLSKYAAGIRHTLDTYLHQKHHLETTDEDDDDTNQSVSSIEDDFVTAFEQLEEEENAKLYNDEINIATLRSRCDAASQTTSGHHLESHDFKVLVSYGSQKSLAKPSPSVNVLGRKDAPSVKTSVTTSISEPWTQRSLYRSSSASDKGKDTQETSFPSSPVHSSESECSSPSPVIFLDEEGYQKSLKAKLELPEIPVTKDDVEDSDSEVSEFFDSFDQFDELEQTLETYLLMEDPIIGNSSQKIGHKYEKSCMNPQKFKFERPALPANVRKPTPRKPESPYGHLCDAPDSPRPVMASEDSGLFSPIRTSAFSPPGSCTPAECVCQIDTSENRGQENYCTYKDYADSLSCEVLGSVLHTQRANTVSDIKSIKRGRNNTVTCKHGDSDQKSKCRKSSMITDSVQKFAADLVGKSFGSAFKDLQKGVSSCTNALCHLAVKLTSSVFQMAFNELRRQCAFSLKERAIGSLASLLVSEALSNALKDLQYVKKQMFTNTVARFAADLAEELVFEGIMEVCQFSCPQTPASSQCQSFDFEDKVVKLYAKDLSESVIQEAFIELSQTDVAFTTKAAVNVSMGNVKYVSAENVVSPTQTFTFSSSFSSQAVMMTKPMQEYKKEYTVQKALFCTSGIVTSIPVPLAGSALLPYHMSSALYQSKPLSSSEHGKANGESTQESNGEEVDCLRNTCLPSELNPCNQNDFKPTNGDIDMQSPSKLMSGSVIISNFSAAMVHTIVNETLESMASFKATKTVDSNADYLTKSIKGKACSLSLCDQAAPQQNKASCKDMFAEQLSKSIIKHSLDKSKSVVPNIDKKPVSKEHVLILGEESQLTLGETPKFLDFSDNSPHLSLFVGKCCVPECKDSVGFGFSLETLPPCSMMTSQKSDLKEVVKDKAVTRNNLNNTALEPLSFGQESSFRHSQSLSSAVLTCVDSLHVEDKQKIRDRNVIPDTPPSTPLVPSQTSSEWDIKKLTKQLKGELAKEFAPATPPSTPRNSSVGSLSENEHTTIEKEEFMLKLMRSLSEEVESSEGEEHPEMDVKSEYSGKKVQFAEALATHIISLATEVAASHLDHEITQEFKVQNPYLNVPSQRSMLPALSHSDENMQTCNFASDMAADVIAEAEKIANARSCMLFRHEKHICRVEGDRGKAEERLDVEDIHPGEVDSCVLSLPSCMPGLTYKYPSCESVTDEYAGHVIQVLKQEGGNGELIMDQYASRLAYRSVKSGVQEAAKTVKVKCGSKLFPVRCSHGKTNKERLVISSKEHHQEVDKQRQRSGSHLCKYQTCERTQDPCRNELSELYSFSASLASSITRDVKKQLTAPKVDLPKSSRDSCLFEKSECIDSRESVSGPEFSKSCQPLQNHGFRQNTGSLSRHSCGENAQTVEQYAKKIVDDTLELSLGPAVFHNSETTTSADKITYAEKLSPLINEACRYCDLKEFHSCTRNSAQLFSKQSLCTSSKPSSHSKLSSIRQKSRIFHLDVPQIHVNLDKRAVLAEKIVAEAIEKAERELSNTSLAADSGIGQDGISFAESLTTDIMTTAMTNAGHAVSSSKEIEDFQSTESLGSQQMNLSVGEDSTGSWSNLSFEDDHQDESSSFHHLSESNGNSSSWSSLGLEGDLYEDNLSFPTSDSDGLDDGDDEQEDGGEDLQQNGKTLLIMNIDMEPGAVDPQLRIILQWLIASEAEVAEVYFQDAAKKEFILLSKKLQERGWKVGDVLQAVLKYYEVVEKSSREERRKSLFDWLLENA is encoded by the exons AGCTTCAGTGAAGATGTGTTCCAGTCTGTAAAGTCTTTATTGCAGAGTGAGAAGGAGCTATGCAGTGTATCAGGAGGAGAGTGTTTAAACCAGGATGAGCATGCCCAGTTAACTGAG gTCACATTTCTGGGCTTTAATGAAGAAGCAAATGCTGCTCACATGCAG GATCTAGCTGCAATTTCACTGGAACTTCCAGATCTTCTGAATTCGCTCCACTTCTGCAGTCTAAgtgaaaatgaaatcatttgtATGAAGGATACCAGTAAATCATCCGATGTAAGCAGTAGTCCTCTAAATCAG AGTCATCATTCGGGAATGCTTTGTGTCATGAGAGTGTCACCTACATTACCAGGACTCAGAATTGATTTTATCTTTAGTCTCCTAAGTAAATATGCTGCGGGCATAAGACACACCCTGGACACATACTTGCATCAGAAGCACCACCTTGAGACCactgatgaagatgatgatgatacgAACCAGTCTGTGTCTTCCATAGAGGATGACTTTGTCACTGCTTTTGAGCAgttagaggaggaagagaatgcaAAGCTATATAATGATG aaataaatattgctACACTTAGAAGCCGGTGTGATGCTGCCTCTCAGACTACTTCAGGTCACCATTTAGAGAGCCATGATTTTAAAGTGCTGGTTAGTTACGGATCACAGAAGTCATTGGCTAAACCCTCACCTTCAGTAAATGTTCTGGGACGCAAAGATGCTCCTTCTGTGAAAACATCAGTTACAACATCAATTTCAGAGCCCTGGACCCAAAGGAGTCTCTACAGGTCATCCAGTGCCTCAGATAAAGGCAAGGACACACAGGAGacatccttcccttcttctcctgtCCACTCCTCAGAGTCTGAGTGCTCAAGCCCAAGTCCTGTGATTTTTTTGGATGAAGAGGGGTATCAAAAAAGTTTAAAAGCGAAACTTGAGCTGCCCGAAATCCCTGTGACAAAAGATGATGTAGAGGATTCAGACTCAGAAGTGAGTGAGTTTTTTGATAGCTTTGATCAGTTTGATGAACTAGAGCAAACTTTGGAGACTTACCTGTTAATGGAAGATCCTATCATAGGGAATTCATCACAGAAGATAGGGCACAAATATGAAAAATCTTGTATGAATCCTCAGAAATTCAAGTTTGAGCGCCCAGCTCTTCCAGCTAATGTTAGAAAGCCAACTCCTCGCAAACCTGAGTCTCCGTATGGTCACCTGTGTGATGCTCCAGACTCTCCTCGTCCAGTGATGGCATCAGAGGACAGTGGATTGTTTAGCCCTATTCGAACCTCTGCTTTTAGTCCTCCTGGAAGCTGTACTCCTGCTGAATGTGTTTGCCAAATAGACACTAGTGAAAATAGGGGTCAGGAAAATTACTGCACTTACAAAGATTATGCAGATAGTCTTTCATGTGAAGTACTAGGCTCAGTTCTTCATACGCAACGTGCAAACACAGTGTCAGatattaaaagtattaaaagGGGAAGAAATAATACTGTAACTTGTAAGCATGGAGACTCTGATCAGAAAAGTAAATGTAGAAAATCTTCAATGATTACAGATAGCGTTCAGAAGTTTGCAGCAGATCTTGTGGGAAAAAGTTTTGGCAGTGCGTTTAAAGACTTACAGAAAGGAGTTTCTTCATGTACCAATGCATTGTGCCACTTAGCTGTCAAATTGACATCATCTGTATTTCAGATGGCATTTAATGAACTTAGAAGGCAGTGTGCATTTTCACTAAAAGAACGAGCCATTGGTAGCCTGGCCAGTCTTTTGGTGAGTGAAGCCTTATCAAATGCCTTGAAAGACCTACAGTATGTGAAGAAGCAGATGTTTACAAACACAGTTGCTAGGTTTGCTGCGGACCTTGCTGAAGAGCTTGTTTTTGAAGGTATCATGGAAGTGTGTCAGTTTTCATGTCCTCAAACACCTGCATCTTCACAGTGTCAGTCATTTGACTTTGAAGACAAAGTTGTGAAGTTGTATGCCAAAGATTTGTCTGAATCTGTAATACAAGAAGCATTCATAGAGCTGTCACAGACTGACGTGGCCTTTACAACAAAGGCAGCAGTTAATGTTTCTATGGGTAATGTCAAGTACGTGAGTGCAGAAAATGTAGTGTCACCTACGCAGACCTTTACATTTTCCTCATCCTTTAGCAGTCAAGCAGTTATGATGACAAAACCAATGCAGGAATATAAGAAAGAATACACAGTGCAGAAGGCTTTGTTTTGTACCTCTGGAATTGTCACTTCTATACCAGTGCCTTTGGCAGGTAGTGCCCTTCTCCCATATCATATGTCATCTGCTTTGTATCAGTCCAAGCCTCTTTCATCATCTGAGCATGGTAAAGCAAATGGTGAATCAACCCAAGAAAGCAATGGAGAGGAAGTGGATTGTCTCAGAAATACCTGTCTACCTTCAGAACTCAATCCATGCAACCAGAATGACTTCAAACCAACTAATGGTGATATTGACATGCAGAGTCCTTCAAAATTAATGAGTGGCTCTGTGATTATTAGCAACTTTTCCGCAGCAATGGTACATACGATTGTAAATGAAACCTTAGAGTCCATGGCATCCTTCAAAGCTACAAAAACTGTTGATTCAAATGCAGATTACTTAACTAAATCAATAAAGGGAAAAGCCtgttctctttccctttgtgACCAAGCAGCACCACAACAGAACAAAGCTAGCTGTAAGGACATGTTTGCAGAGCAGTTATCAAAGTCTATTATTAAACATTCCCTGGATAAAAGCAAGTCAGTGGTTCCAAATATAGATAAAAAACCAGTTAGTAAGGAACATGTGCTTATTCTTGGAGAAGAATCACAGTTGACCTTGGGGGAAACTCCCAAATTCCTTGACTTTTCAGATAACTCACCTCACCTTTCACTCTTTGTTGGAAAGTGTTGTGTTCCAGAATGTAAAGATTCTGTGGGTTTTGGATTTTCTTTAGAGACACTACCACCTTGTTCAATGATGACAAGTCAGAAATCTGACTTGAAGGAAGTTGTGAAGGACAAAGCAGTGACAAGGAATAATTTGAATAATACTGCACTTGAGCCCTTGTCTTTTGGACAGGAAAGCTCTTTCCGTCACTCACAGAGTTTATCATCTGCAGTACTTACCTGTGTAGATAGTTTGCACGTGGAAGATAAGCAGAAAATCAGAGACAGAAATGTAATACCTGATACTCCCCCATCAACTCCTTTAGTACCATCCCAGACTAGTTCTGAATGGGACATCAAGAAATTAACCAAACAACTCAAGGGGGAGTTAGCCAAAGAATTTGCACCTGCGACACCACCTTCGACACCTCGAAACTCATCTGTTGGTAGTTTGTCTGAGAATGAACACACTACTATAGAAAAGGAAGAGTTTATGTTGAAACTTATGCGCTCTCTTTCAGAAGAAGTTGAGAGCAGTGAAGGTGAAGAACACCCAGAAATGGATGTAAAATCAGAGTACTCAGGGAAAAAAGTTCAGTTCGCAGAAGCATTAGCTACACACATCATTTCTCTTGCAACTGAAGTGGCAGCCTCCCACTTAGATCATGAAATCACTCAAGAATTCAAGGTTCAAAACCCCTACTTAAATGTGCCAAGTCAAAGAAGCATGCTTCCTGCTTTAAGTCATTCAGATGAAAACATGCAGACATGCAATTTTGCAAGTGATATGGCAGCTGATGTCATTGCAGAAGCTGAAAAAATTGCAAACGCTAGAAGTTGTATGCTTTTCAGGCATGAGAAGCACATTTGCCGTGTTGAAGGTGACCGAGGTAAAGCAGAAGAGAGGCTGGATGTAGAGGATATACATCCAGGAGAAGTAGATTCATGTGTTCTCTCATTACCAAGTTGCATGCCAGGTCTGACATATAAGTATCCCAGTTGTGAAAGTGTGACTGATGAATATGCAGGACATGTTATTCAAGTGCTAAAACAGGAAGGAGGCAACGGTGAGCTAATCATGGATCAGTATGCCAGTAGACTGGCCTACCGGTCTGTCAAGTCAGGAGTGCAAGAAGCAGCTAAGACCGTAAAAGTGAAGTGCGGTTCGAAACTGTTCCCTGTGCGCTGCTCTCAtgggaaaacaaacaaggaaCGGTTGGTGATCTCAAGTAAAGAGCATCACCAAGAAGTAgataaacaaagacagagaagtgGCAGCCATCTTTGCAAATAccagacatgtgaaaggacacaggATCCATGTAGAAATGAACTTTCTGAACTGTACAGTTTTTCAGCCTCTCTTGCTAGCAGCATAACAAGAGATGTAAAGAAACAGCTGACAGCACCTAAAGTTGACTTGCCAAAGTCTTCAAGAGACAGTTGTCTTTTTGAAAAATCTGAATGTATTGACAGCAGGGAGAGTGTTTCTGGACCAGAATTTTCAAAGTCTTGTCAACCTTTGCAAAACCATGGATTTCGCCAGAATACAGGCAGTTTAAGCAGACACAGTTGTGGAGAGAATGCTCAAACTGTAGAACAGTATGCTAAAAAAATAGTGGATGACACTTTAGAGCTAAGTTTAGGACCCGCAGTTTTCCATAATTCAGAGACCACAACATCAGCAGATAAGATTACTTATGCAGAGAAATTGTCACCACTTATAAATGAAGCTTGCAGATACTGTGACCTTAAGGAATTCCATAGTTGCACCAGAAATTCTGCTCAACTCTTTTCAAAGCAGAGTCTGTGTACTAGTTCTAAGCCAAGTTCACATTCAAAACTTAGTAGCATCCGTCAGAAATCAAGAATTTTCCATCTTGATGTACCTCAAATTCATGTTAATCTTGATAAAAGGGCAGTGCTTGCAGAGAAGATAGTTGCTGAAGCTattgagaaagcagagagagagttGAGCAATACGAGTTTGGCAGCTGATAGTGGAATCGGACAAGATGGGATTAGCTTTGCTGAGAGCCTTACCACAGACATCATGACAACAGCTATGACAAATGCTGGGCATGCTGTTAGCAG ttcaaaagaaatagaagattttCAATCAACTGAGTCACTTGGCAGCCAACAGATGAATCTCAGTGTTGGTGAGGACAGCACGGGTAGCTGGTCCAACTTAAGTTTTGAGGATGACCATCAAGATGAAAGCAGCAGTTTCCATCACCTCAGTGAAAG TAATGGTAACAGCAGTAGCTGGAGCAGTCTTGGTTTAGAAGGAGATTTGTATGAGGACAATTTATCCTTTCCAACATCAGACAG tgATGGACTGGATGATGGAGATGATGAGCAGGAGGATGGTGGCGAAG ATTTGCAACAAAATGGAAAGACTCTGCTAATTATGAACATTGACATGGAGCCTGGAGCAGTCGACCCCCAACTAAGGATTATTCTTCAGTGGCTCATTGCCTCTGAGGCTGAAGTTGCAGAAGTTTATTTTCAGGACGCTGCAAAGAAGGAGTTTATATTA CTTTCAAAGAAGTTAcaagagagaggatggaaagTGGGAGATGTCCTGCAGGCTGTGCTTAAATACTACGAAGTGGTGGAAAAATCCTCAAGGGAGGAAAGACGCAAGTCGCTGTTTGATTGGCTTTTAGAAAATGCCTAG